The Actinomadura sp. WMMB 499 genome includes a window with the following:
- the rpsA gene encoding 30S ribosomal protein S1, whose amino-acid sequence MTSSTEATSTTPQVAVNDIGSEEAFLAAIDETIKYFNDGDIVEGTVVKVDRDEVLLDIGYKTEGVIPSRELSIKHDVDPNEVVAVGDHVEALVLQKEDKEGRLILSKKRAQYERAWGTIEKIKDEDGIVTGTVIEVVKGGLILDIGLRGFLPASLVEMRRVRDLQPYVGRELEAKIIELDKNRNNVVLSRRAWLEQTQSEVRQTFLNTLQKGQVRKGVVSSIVNFGAFVDLGGVDGLVHVSELSWKHIDHPSEVVEVGQEVTVEVLDVDMERERVSLSLKATQEDPWQQFARTHQIGQVVPGRVTKLVPFGAFVRVEEGIEGLVHISELAERHVEIPEQVVQVGDEIFVKIIDIDLDRRRISLSLKQANEGAAGMDEEDFDPTLYGMPAEYDEQGNYKYPEGFDAETGEWLPGFDEQRETWERQYAEARSRFDSHRRQIEEARKAEAEADAAPAPSGGGAGGGGETSYSGGGESESGGGALATDEALAALREKLSGGQ is encoded by the coding sequence ATGACGAGCAGCACCGAGGCCACCTCGACCACCCCGCAGGTAGCGGTCAACGACATCGGGTCCGAGGAAGCCTTCCTCGCAGCGATCGACGAGACCATCAAGTACTTCAACGACGGCGACATTGTCGAAGGCACTGTCGTCAAGGTCGATCGTGACGAGGTCCTCCTCGACATCGGCTACAAGACCGAGGGCGTCATCCCGTCCCGGGAACTCTCGATCAAGCACGACGTCGACCCGAACGAGGTCGTCGCCGTCGGGGATCACGTCGAGGCCCTCGTCCTCCAGAAGGAGGACAAGGAAGGCCGGCTGATCCTGTCCAAGAAGCGCGCCCAGTACGAGCGCGCCTGGGGCACGATCGAGAAGATCAAGGACGAGGACGGCATCGTCACCGGTACCGTCATCGAGGTCGTCAAGGGCGGCCTGATCCTCGACATCGGCCTGCGCGGCTTCCTGCCCGCCTCGCTGGTCGAGATGCGCCGCGTCCGCGACCTGCAGCCCTACGTCGGCCGCGAGCTCGAAGCCAAGATCATCGAGCTGGACAAGAACCGCAACAACGTGGTCCTGTCCCGCCGCGCCTGGCTGGAGCAGACGCAGAGCGAGGTCCGCCAGACCTTCCTCAACACCCTGCAGAAGGGCCAGGTCCGCAAGGGCGTCGTCTCCTCGATCGTCAACTTCGGCGCGTTCGTCGACCTCGGCGGCGTCGACGGCCTGGTGCACGTCTCCGAGCTGTCCTGGAAGCACATCGACCACCCGTCCGAGGTCGTCGAGGTCGGCCAGGAGGTCACGGTCGAGGTCCTGGACGTCGACATGGAGCGCGAGCGCGTCTCCCTGTCGCTCAAGGCCACGCAGGAAGACCCCTGGCAGCAGTTCGCCCGCACCCACCAGATCGGCCAGGTCGTGCCGGGCCGCGTCACCAAGCTGGTGCCGTTCGGCGCGTTCGTCCGGGTCGAGGAGGGCATCGAGGGCCTGGTCCACATCTCCGAGCTGGCCGAGCGCCACGTGGAGATCCCCGAGCAGGTCGTCCAGGTCGGCGACGAGATCTTCGTGAAGATCATCGACATCGACCTCGACCGGCGCCGCATCAGCCTGTCGCTCAAGCAGGCCAACGAGGGCGCCGCGGGCATGGACGAAGAGGACTTCGACCCCACCCTGTACGGGATGCCGGCCGAGTACGACGAGCAGGGCAACTACAAGTACCCCGAGGGCTTCGACGCCGAGACCGGCGAGTGGCTGCCGGGCTTCGACGAGCAGCGCGAGACCTGGGAGCGGCAGTACGCCGAGGCCCGCTCCCGCTTCGACTCCCACCGCCGGCAGATCGAGGAGGCCCGCAAGGCCGAGGCGGAGGCCGACGCGGCGCCCGCACCGTCCGGTGGTGGTGCCGGCGGCGGCGGCGAGACCTCCTACTCCGGCGGCGGCGAGAGCGAGTCCGGCGGTGGCGCCCTGGCCACCGACGAGGCGCTCGCCGCGCTGCGGGAGAAGCTCTCCGGCGGGCAGTGA
- a CDS encoding polysaccharide deacetylase family protein: MPLLHKIAGVVVVCAVLLGLVLPGERRDDGGNEAEVERVGGGHPARPVDAERPAPGAGAAVPGTASATPSAAATAPIQAAAPAAAAAKANELGQVPVLMYHRILDKAEQSLDRSTKELYDELTRLAKGGYTPITATELASGRIDVPAGRHPVVLTFDDSTPGHFGLDAHGNPKPDTAVGIIQRVARENPGFRATATMYLNKDMFGLKGAEASAGLAWLLQHGYDLGNHTLSHPNLGGLSAEKVRAEIGGLEDEVVKLTGAHTGTLAYPFGVPPEKEEWAREQQGRFAFQGMFLAGWRPAPSPFSEDFDRWAVPRVRSEGKIKENDCEKYCSTAWLEYLDQHPQERYTSDGDPGTVTVPRGLQDGLAAQARSIARVY, translated from the coding sequence ATGCCGCTCCTTCACAAGATCGCAGGAGTCGTGGTCGTCTGCGCCGTCCTCCTCGGGCTGGTACTGCCCGGAGAGCGGCGGGACGACGGCGGGAACGAGGCCGAGGTCGAGCGGGTCGGAGGGGGTCATCCGGCGCGGCCGGTGGACGCGGAGCGCCCCGCACCCGGAGCCGGGGCGGCCGTGCCCGGAACCGCGAGCGCGACGCCGAGCGCGGCGGCGACGGCGCCGATCCAGGCGGCGGCGCCCGCCGCGGCGGCGGCGAAGGCCAACGAGCTGGGACAGGTGCCGGTGCTGATGTACCACCGGATCCTGGACAAGGCGGAACAGTCGCTGGACCGGTCGACCAAGGAGCTGTACGACGAGCTGACCAGGCTCGCCAAGGGCGGGTACACCCCGATCACCGCGACGGAACTCGCGAGCGGGCGGATCGACGTCCCCGCGGGGAGGCACCCGGTGGTGCTGACGTTCGACGACAGCACGCCGGGCCACTTCGGCCTCGACGCGCACGGCAACCCGAAGCCGGACACCGCCGTCGGGATCATCCAGCGGGTCGCGAGGGAGAACCCCGGCTTCCGGGCGACCGCGACCATGTACCTGAACAAGGACATGTTCGGGCTCAAGGGCGCCGAGGCGTCGGCGGGGCTCGCGTGGCTGCTGCAGCACGGGTACGACCTCGGCAACCACACGCTGTCGCACCCCAACCTCGGCGGGCTGTCCGCCGAGAAGGTCCGCGCGGAGATCGGCGGGCTGGAGGACGAGGTCGTCAAGCTCACCGGCGCGCACACCGGGACCCTCGCCTACCCGTTCGGGGTCCCGCCCGAGAAGGAGGAGTGGGCGCGCGAGCAGCAGGGCCGGTTCGCGTTCCAGGGCATGTTCCTGGCCGGCTGGCGGCCCGCGCCGTCGCCGTTCTCCGAGGACTTCGACCGGTGGGCCGTCCCCCGGGTGCGGTCGGAGGGGAAGATCAAGGAGAACGACTGCGAGAAGTACTGCTCGACGGCGTGGCTGGAGTACCTTGACCAGCACCCGCAGGAGCGGTACACCTCGGACGGGGATCCGGGTACGGTGACGGTCCCGAGGGGGCTGCAGGACGGGCTCGCCGCACAGGCCCGGAGCATCGCGCGGGTCTACTGA
- a CDS encoding sensor histidine kinase — MQPGGWWRTAWASRRSRALDVAIAVSAAITDATVLWFTPQQDFWLPPWGVSAASVVVGLALIVRRLHPVGLAVFTVAFSTATGGGAIGFIIMLYSLAAYAASRRAAVAVSVAGYVLSVVLPAPAASNDSLGVRAISAVAFIAVPVLLGLYMGARKQLLASLQERTARLERERHLLAERARGEERTRIAREMHDVVANRISVMVVHAGALRAIASRDPGRAAETANVIGEMGRQALEELRHVIGVLRQGEEVLPQENATLEHVRELVGQSGAAGLRVDLAVRGEHRPMPPAVGRAVYRLVQEALTNVHKHAGAADTRVALVLLAEAVEVEVVNGVSTAPPEHALPSGGNGLVGLRERVTALGGGFEAGPLDGGWAVRARLPLPTS, encoded by the coding sequence ATGCAGCCCGGGGGATGGTGGCGGACGGCGTGGGCGTCGCGGCGCTCGCGCGCGCTCGACGTCGCCATCGCCGTGTCGGCGGCGATCACCGACGCCACCGTCCTCTGGTTCACGCCGCAGCAGGACTTCTGGCTCCCGCCGTGGGGGGTGTCGGCGGCGAGCGTCGTCGTCGGGCTCGCACTGATCGTCCGGCGGCTCCACCCGGTCGGGCTCGCGGTGTTCACGGTGGCGTTCAGCACGGCGACCGGCGGCGGCGCGATCGGGTTCATCATCATGCTGTACTCGCTGGCCGCCTACGCCGCCTCCAGGCGGGCCGCCGTGGCGGTGTCGGTCGCCGGGTACGTGCTGTCCGTCGTGCTCCCCGCCCCGGCGGCCTCGAACGACAGCCTGGGCGTCCGCGCGATCTCCGCGGTCGCGTTCATCGCCGTCCCTGTGCTGCTGGGCCTGTACATGGGGGCGCGCAAGCAGTTGCTGGCGTCGCTGCAGGAGCGGACGGCGCGGCTGGAACGCGAACGGCATCTGCTGGCAGAGCGCGCGCGGGGCGAGGAACGCACCCGTATCGCGCGGGAGATGCACGACGTCGTGGCCAACCGGATCAGCGTCATGGTGGTGCATGCGGGGGCGCTGAGGGCCATCGCCTCGCGCGATCCCGGACGCGCGGCCGAGACCGCGAACGTGATCGGTGAGATGGGACGGCAGGCACTGGAGGAGCTGCGGCACGTGATCGGGGTGCTGCGGCAGGGCGAGGAGGTCCTGCCGCAGGAGAACGCCACCCTCGAGCACGTCCGGGAGCTCGTCGGGCAGTCCGGGGCGGCGGGCCTGCGGGTGGACCTGGCGGTCCGGGGCGAGCATCGGCCGATGCCGCCCGCCGTCGGGCGCGCGGTGTACCGGCTCGTCCAGGAGGCGCTGACGAACGTCCACAAGCACGCGGGCGCCGCCGACACCCGGGTGGCGCTCGTCCTGCTGGCCGAGGCGGTCGAGGTGGAGGTCGTCAACGGCGTCTCGACGGCCCCGCCCGAGCATGCGCTGCCGAGCGGCGGGAACGGCCTGGTGGGGCTGCGCGAGCGCGTCACGGCCCTCGGCGGCGGCTTCGAGGCCGGGCCGCTGGACGGCGGCTGGGCGGTCCGCGCGCGGCTGCCGCTGCCGACGTCCTGA
- the coaE gene encoding dephospho-CoA kinase — protein MLKVGLTGGIGSGKSEVSGRLGAHGAVVIDADRIAREVVEPGTPGLAAVVAEFGEDVLLPSGELDRPKVGSIVFHDADRLAALNAIVHPLVGERMRELMDAAPSDAVVIYDVPLLVENGLKGMYDAVVVVDAPEEAQLDRLTSRRGMTEADARARMANQASRDERRAVADHLIDNSGDLEKLNAQVDALWEALAARAART, from the coding sequence ATGCTGAAAGTGGGACTCACCGGCGGGATCGGGTCGGGCAAGAGCGAGGTGTCGGGGCGGCTCGGCGCCCACGGCGCCGTGGTGATCGACGCCGACCGCATCGCGCGGGAGGTCGTGGAACCCGGCACCCCCGGCCTGGCCGCCGTGGTCGCGGAGTTCGGCGAGGACGTGCTGCTGCCGTCGGGCGAACTCGACCGCCCGAAGGTCGGCTCGATCGTGTTCCACGACGCCGACCGCCTCGCCGCGCTGAACGCGATCGTCCATCCCCTGGTGGGGGAGCGGATGCGGGAGCTGATGGACGCCGCCCCGAGCGACGCCGTCGTGATCTACGATGTGCCGCTGCTGGTCGAGAACGGGCTCAAGGGGATGTACGACGCCGTCGTGGTCGTCGACGCCCCCGAGGAGGCGCAGCTCGACCGGCTGACGTCCCGTCGCGGCATGACCGAGGCGGACGCCCGCGCCCGGATGGCGAACCAGGCGTCCCGCGACGAGCGGCGCGCCGTCGCCGACCACCTGATCGACAACTCCGGTGATCTCGAGAAGCTGAACGCGCAGGTCGACGCCCTCTGGGAGGCCCTGGCCGCCCGCGCCGCGCGGACCTGA
- a CDS encoding endonuclease/exonuclease/phosphatase family protein: MASTEAESRIGGPVVPGPSIVPPGPARLALIAITVAVLAQTLRFSLPQLDNFADSAGFGVAAVAVLIVFLAGFAAPLIRRAAGPRGLLLTGVGGLLAVRLLAQLIDPRTWLVFIGAAIGMIAVAALYEGARGLSGVGFATAAVAGLSADAAVRMCFATWDPVWRSGIGPWIACLAFVGLGAAALWRELGSGPVAPPGISWRDALGASAFGPFLALQVLVLSSPAFVASSGWRSLTAAHVTIVAGQGLALAFLASGLAVRAVPGGVCVLGGTVLGIGAGAVAGTYAVSGIEVVPIVILGQVLAAWLLAVASRAPLRRAGTGGSVLRIDVAAALGGFLVAVILVPYQVSALLPMPFPNNLLPGVAGIALGALAAITAARGGPLPARAPLRALIAGAASLALLAGTLVFTVAVPDGTAQAAPGEGRVRIMTYNIHDAVDQDGRLDPEGLARTIEQQKPQVVLLQEAGRGSLLSGTADVGVWLSRRLGMKLIWGPAADGQFGNAILTSLPVVSSGTARMPKGDWSQIRGYVWARLRVGETTMDVWSTHLEGGESHADERVRQIAALLRAWGGAPRTVIGGDLNSGPGSPELERMTRGTDLRTAVIGADPSPTTPDGERHDWIFGSDGVLFSDYDVPTSDASDHYPVAVTVRIQR; encoded by the coding sequence GTGGCCAGCACAGAGGCAGAATCCAGGATCGGCGGCCCGGTGGTGCCCGGCCCGTCGATCGTCCCGCCCGGCCCGGCCCGGCTCGCGCTGATCGCGATCACGGTGGCGGTGCTGGCGCAGACCCTGCGCTTCTCGCTACCGCAGCTCGACAACTTCGCCGACAGCGCCGGCTTCGGCGTCGCCGCCGTCGCGGTGCTGATCGTCTTCCTGGCCGGGTTCGCCGCGCCGCTGATCCGCCGCGCCGCCGGCCCGCGCGGCCTGCTGCTGACCGGAGTGGGCGGGCTGCTCGCCGTCCGGCTCCTCGCGCAGCTCATCGACCCCCGCACCTGGCTGGTGTTCATCGGCGCCGCGATCGGCATGATCGCGGTGGCGGCGCTCTACGAGGGCGCCCGCGGCCTGTCCGGAGTCGGGTTCGCGACCGCGGCCGTCGCCGGGCTGTCGGCCGACGCGGCCGTCCGGATGTGCTTCGCCACCTGGGATCCGGTGTGGCGGTCCGGGATCGGGCCGTGGATCGCGTGCCTGGCGTTCGTCGGGCTCGGCGCCGCCGCGCTCTGGCGGGAGCTGGGATCCGGGCCGGTGGCGCCGCCCGGCATCTCCTGGCGGGACGCGCTGGGCGCCTCGGCGTTCGGGCCGTTCCTGGCGCTGCAGGTGCTCGTGCTGTCCAGCCCCGCGTTCGTCGCGTCGTCCGGCTGGCGGTCCCTGACGGCGGCGCACGTCACGATCGTCGCCGGGCAGGGCCTCGCGCTCGCGTTCCTCGCCTCGGGCCTCGCCGTCCGGGCGGTGCCGGGCGGCGTGTGCGTGCTCGGCGGGACGGTCCTGGGCATCGGCGCGGGCGCGGTCGCCGGCACCTACGCGGTCTCGGGGATCGAGGTCGTCCCGATCGTGATCCTCGGGCAGGTGCTGGCGGCGTGGCTGCTCGCCGTCGCGTCGCGGGCGCCGCTGCGCCGCGCCGGGACGGGCGGTTCGGTGCTGCGCATCGACGTCGCCGCGGCCCTCGGTGGTTTCCTCGTCGCGGTGATCCTCGTCCCGTACCAGGTGAGCGCGCTGCTGCCGATGCCGTTCCCGAACAACCTGCTGCCCGGCGTCGCCGGGATCGCGCTGGGGGCGCTCGCCGCGATCACCGCGGCCCGCGGAGGCCCGCTGCCCGCGCGCGCGCCGCTGCGCGCCCTGATCGCCGGTGCCGCGTCCCTCGCGCTGCTGGCCGGGACGCTCGTGTTCACGGTCGCCGTGCCGGACGGGACGGCGCAGGCCGCACCCGGCGAGGGCCGGGTCCGGATCATGACCTACAACATCCACGACGCCGTCGACCAGGACGGGCGGCTCGACCCCGAGGGCCTCGCCCGCACCATCGAGCAGCAGAAACCGCAGGTCGTCCTGCTGCAGGAAGCCGGACGGGGCTCGCTGCTGTCCGGCACCGCCGACGTCGGGGTGTGGCTGTCGCGGCGGCTCGGCATGAAGCTGATCTGGGGCCCGGCCGCCGACGGCCAGTTCGGCAACGCGATCCTCACCTCCCTGCCGGTCGTCAGCTCGGGAACCGCCCGCATGCCCAAGGGCGACTGGTCGCAGATCCGCGGCTACGTGTGGGCGCGGCTCCGCGTCGGTGAGACCACGATGGACGTGTGGTCCACGCATCTGGAGGGCGGCGAGAGCCACGCCGACGAGCGCGTCCGGCAGATCGCGGCGCTGCTGCGGGCGTGGGGCGGCGCGCCCCGCACCGTGATCGGCGGCGACCTGAACTCCGGTCCCGGCAGCCCCGAGCTGGAGCGGATGACGCGCGGCACGGACCTGCGCACCGCCGTGATCGGCGCCGACCCGTCCCCGACCACCCCGGACGGGGAGCGGCACGACTGGATCTTCGGGTCGGACGGTGTGCTGTTCTCCGACTACGACGTGCCGACGTCGGACGCGTCCGACCACTACCCGGTCGCGGTGACCGTCCGGATCCAGCGGTAG
- a CDS encoding GNAT family N-acetyltransferase, giving the protein MTETTAAVARAALADAGEILTVQRAAYLAEAQLYGDPFIPPLVESLEQVRAALAAGDGIVLKAVLDGRLAGAVRARFNDRTCLIGRLVVPPDLQGRGIGGRLLRAVEDAASGRADAAMLFTGHLSEGNLRLYRRAGYRETHRERVAAHLTHVHMRKPLGPAGTASAGGTARTAGTAGTAGTAGA; this is encoded by the coding sequence ATGACCGAGACGACGGCCGCCGTCGCGCGGGCCGCCCTCGCGGACGCCGGGGAGATCCTGACCGTCCAGCGGGCCGCCTACCTGGCCGAGGCGCAGCTGTACGGCGACCCGTTCATCCCGCCGCTCGTGGAGTCTTTGGAGCAGGTCCGGGCGGCCCTGGCGGCCGGCGACGGCATCGTGCTGAAGGCGGTGCTGGACGGACGTCTCGCCGGTGCCGTCCGCGCCCGGTTCAACGACCGGACGTGCCTGATCGGGCGGCTCGTCGTACCGCCCGACCTGCAGGGCCGCGGGATCGGCGGGCGGCTGCTGCGGGCGGTCGAGGACGCGGCGTCCGGACGCGCGGACGCGGCCATGCTGTTCACCGGCCACCTCAGCGAGGGGAACCTGCGGCTGTACCGGCGGGCCGGCTACCGGGAGACGCACCGGGAGCGGGTCGCCGCGCACCTCACGCACGTCCACATGCGCAAGCCCCTCGGTCCCGCCGGCACCGCGTCCGCCGGCGGCACCGCGCGGACGGCCGGGACCGCCGGGACCGCCGGAACGGCCGGGGCCTAG
- the polA gene encoding DNA polymerase I: MTAATPDKRERLLLLDGHSLAYRAFFALPVENFSTTDGQPTNAVYGFTSMLINVLRDEQPSHIAVAFDRSEPTFRHEQYVEYKAGRQKTPDEFRSQVSLIFEVLDALRIPRMSVAGFEADDIIATLSVQATEAGLETLVVTGDRDAFQLVNEHVTVLYPVKGVSELARMDPAAVEAKYGVPPERYRELAALVGESSDNLPGVPGVGPKTAAKWLAKFGDLDTLVNRVDEIKGKAGDNLREHLSGVIRNHQINRLDSEVGLELTPPQLAMGQWDREEIHTLFDSLQFRVLRERLYSTLHAAEPEADEGFDVELEELEPGALGTWLDANAGGRLGVAVTGTWGRGTGEITALALASKDGPAVHLDPAELIEDDERALAAYLGDGARAKAMHEAKGPMLALAARGLALAGLTSDTALAAYLALPGQRTFDLADLALRYLHRELRGEAEDSGQLTLDGSGEEEAAQALAVRARAVAELADVLDADLEKRGATRLLHEVELPLVGVLAGMERAGIAVDADHLAGLSATLGGQVKQQEQDAHGAVGREFNLGSPKQVQQVLFDELGLPKTKRTKTGYTTDSEALSNLLEKDGHPVLEHILRWREVAKLKSIVDSLIPMADDAGRIHTTFNQMVAATGRLSSTDPNLQNIPIRTEEGRRIREAFVVGAGYETLLTADYSQIELRIMAHLSEDEALLEAFGSGADFHTITASRVFGLPPEQIDSELRARIKAMNYGLAYGLSAYGLSQQLRIAPDEARGLMEEYFEQFGGVRDYLRDVVARARRDGYTETILGRRRYLPDLNSDNRQRREMAERMALNAPIQGSAADIVKVASLNVDRALRGADLASRVLLQVHDELVLEIAAGELDRVKELVGEQMTGAYELRAPLEVSMGTGRTWQDAAH; this comes from the coding sequence ATGACAGCAGCGACCCCTGACAAGCGTGAACGGCTCCTTCTGCTCGACGGGCACTCCCTGGCCTACCGGGCGTTCTTCGCGTTGCCGGTGGAGAACTTCTCCACCACCGACGGGCAGCCGACGAACGCCGTGTACGGCTTCACCTCGATGCTCATCAACGTCCTCCGGGACGAGCAGCCGTCCCACATCGCGGTGGCGTTCGACCGGTCGGAGCCGACGTTCCGGCACGAGCAGTACGTGGAGTACAAAGCGGGCCGGCAGAAGACGCCGGACGAGTTCCGCAGCCAGGTGAGCCTGATCTTCGAGGTGCTGGACGCGCTGCGGATCCCGCGGATGTCGGTGGCGGGGTTCGAGGCCGACGACATCATCGCCACGCTGTCGGTGCAGGCGACCGAGGCCGGTCTGGAGACGCTGGTCGTCACCGGTGACCGGGACGCCTTCCAGCTCGTGAACGAGCACGTCACGGTCCTGTACCCGGTGAAGGGCGTGTCGGAGCTCGCCCGGATGGACCCGGCGGCCGTGGAGGCCAAGTACGGCGTGCCGCCGGAGCGGTACCGCGAGCTGGCCGCGCTGGTGGGGGAGAGCAGCGACAACCTGCCGGGCGTGCCCGGCGTCGGCCCGAAGACGGCCGCGAAGTGGCTCGCCAAGTTCGGCGACCTCGACACGCTGGTGAACCGCGTCGACGAGATCAAGGGCAAGGCCGGCGACAACCTGCGCGAGCACCTGTCGGGCGTGATCCGCAACCACCAGATCAACCGGCTCGACTCCGAGGTCGGGCTGGAGCTGACGCCGCCGCAGCTGGCGATGGGCCAGTGGGACCGCGAGGAGATCCATACCCTGTTCGACTCGCTGCAGTTCCGGGTGCTGCGCGAACGGCTGTACTCCACGCTGCACGCGGCCGAGCCGGAGGCCGACGAGGGCTTCGACGTCGAGCTGGAGGAGCTGGAGCCGGGAGCGCTGGGCACCTGGCTGGACGCGAACGCCGGCGGGCGGCTCGGCGTCGCCGTCACGGGGACGTGGGGCCGCGGCACCGGGGAGATCACCGCGCTGGCCCTCGCGTCGAAGGACGGCCCGGCCGTCCACCTCGACCCGGCGGAGCTGATCGAGGACGACGAGCGCGCCCTCGCCGCGTACCTCGGTGACGGCGCCCGCGCGAAGGCGATGCACGAGGCGAAGGGCCCGATGCTGGCGCTGGCGGCGCGCGGCCTGGCCCTGGCAGGCCTCACCAGCGACACCGCCCTGGCCGCGTACCTGGCGCTGCCCGGGCAGCGCACGTTCGACCTCGCCGACCTCGCGCTGCGCTACCTGCACCGGGAGCTGCGCGGCGAGGCCGAGGACTCGGGGCAGCTGACGCTGGACGGGTCCGGCGAGGAGGAGGCCGCGCAGGCGCTCGCGGTCCGGGCGCGGGCGGTCGCCGAACTCGCCGACGTCCTGGACGCCGACCTGGAGAAGCGCGGCGCGACCCGGCTGCTGCACGAGGTCGAGCTCCCGCTCGTCGGCGTCCTCGCGGGGATGGAGCGGGCCGGCATCGCCGTGGACGCCGACCATCTCGCGGGCCTGTCGGCGACGCTGGGCGGGCAGGTCAAGCAGCAGGAGCAGGACGCGCACGGGGCCGTGGGCCGGGAGTTCAACCTGGGCTCCCCGAAGCAGGTGCAGCAGGTCCTGTTCGACGAGCTGGGCCTGCCCAAGACCAAGCGCACCAAGACCGGTTACACCACCGACTCCGAGGCGCTCAGCAACCTGCTGGAGAAGGACGGGCATCCGGTCCTCGAGCACATCCTGCGGTGGCGGGAGGTCGCGAAGCTGAAGAGCATCGTCGACTCCCTCATCCCGATGGCCGACGACGCGGGCCGCATCCACACCACGTTCAACCAGATGGTCGCGGCGACCGGGCGGCTGTCCTCCACCGATCCGAACCTGCAGAACATCCCGATCCGCACCGAGGAGGGACGGCGGATCCGGGAGGCGTTCGTCGTCGGCGCCGGCTACGAGACGCTGCTGACCGCCGACTACTCGCAGATCGAGCTGCGGATCATGGCGCACCTGTCGGAGGACGAGGCGCTGCTGGAGGCGTTCGGGTCCGGTGCCGACTTCCACACCATCACCGCGTCCCGCGTGTTCGGGCTGCCGCCCGAGCAGATCGACTCCGAGCTGCGCGCCCGCATCAAGGCGATGAACTACGGCCTGGCCTACGGCCTGTCGGCGTACGGGCTCTCGCAGCAGCTGCGCATCGCGCCCGACGAGGCGCGCGGGCTGATGGAGGAGTACTTCGAGCAGTTCGGCGGCGTCCGCGACTACCTGCGCGACGTGGTGGCCCGCGCCCGCCGCGACGGCTACACCGAGACGATCCTGGGCCGCCGCCGCTACCTGCCGGACCTGAACTCCGACAACCGGCAGCGCCGCGAGATGGCCGAGCGGATGGCTCTCAACGCCCCGATCCAGGGGTCGGCCGCCGACATCGTCAAGGTCGCGAGCCTGAACGTCGACCGTGCCCTGCGCGGCGCGGACCTGGCGTCGCGCGTGCTGCTGCAGGTTCACGACGAGCTCGTCCTCGAGATCGCCGCCGGGGAGCTCGACCGCGTCAAGGAGCTCGTGGGCGAGCAGATGACGGGCGCGTACGAGCTGCGCGCCCCGCTGGAGGTCTCCATGGGCACCGGCCGCACCTGGCAGGACGCGGCCCACTGA